The nucleotide window ataatgaaattattttagctgaaacgagcatttcgaaaaacccatgcaagcatattttcagaacactagtcgctgTACTTTTCCATATGCATATTGATTAAGCtggtcgtgaaggaccctgtatatCATACACGGGAAAAATACTagattacaataataatttgaggGAGTATTATTAATTCATTCACACCAATTATATACaaagaaacacaaaaaaattagagagaGGGAGTATGATATTAACTCATTAAAGCCCAGTTTAAACAAAGAAAAGTAActttaaatgttatttaaagTTGGTCAGTGATAGGCTTAATCCGTTTACGCGTATAACAATCTATCCACTCCTCGGATGGAGTACTCAATGTTTTTCCTTGCCTTTCTTGGGTCCATAGTTGTAGATTATGAGTCATCTGAACGGCTCAATAATCGTAAATTATCTGATTGGAAAATGTGATTAACCTGATAATATGAAAGAGCACATAAACAATGTaactaattgaattttaattacaGTCAGAATGAAGGCCAAGGGCTATTTTGTACTTTGACAAATTTCACTTCCAATCATCACTCCTTTCTGCCACAAATGTTACGGATTTTGAACAAAACGCAGCGATTAAATAAAACGTTTAACAAATTCTACGTGTGAcgtacaatttgaaattatttctttattcgTAAACTCGATTTAccataaattgaatatattgactgttatttttttttatttgtttcagactGGTAGAAATGATTCCATTGGAACGGAAGAGTATCAAAACTGTTTAGCCTACAAAATGCTAATACCGACACAAATGTACCTGATACTGCTGCTTCAGTTGATCAAGGAGACAACATGCTGTTCAATATTTTGTGCTTGTATGTGGAAAAGCGGAAAACAGACAGTCGagtgcaaaaataaaaatctctcAGATATTCCTAACGGCCTCGATATGACGACGCAAGTGCTGGACTTTTCCGGGAACAGACTCGGGCAGCTTtacgaaaatatgttttctataaaaaaactaGAGAGTCTCCAAAGACTTTATTTATCAAACTCTTTGATAAAATCAATACATGAAAGCGCTTTCGCGGGTTTAACTAACCTAGTGGAATTGGATCTCTCGAATAATTTGTTAGATGCAGTTCCAAGTAGAGCTTTCGTGCAATGTCCTCTCATGAAACTAATAATGTCTTCAAACCCCATAACCGTATTGAAAAAAGCCAGTTTCGAGCACTTATCTCAATTGAATATGCTAGAGTTAAGTGACTGTTATATATCGGATATCGAAGAAGGAGCTTTCCAGGGTCTTCACAGTTTGGAATGGTTGCATATAGCCGGAAATCGTTTAAAGACAATACCAGGTCGAAGAACACTTCCTGAATACGTAAAAGGTATAACcttggaaaaaaatatgtggGAATGCGACTGTCACATTATCGATTTAGCTAAGTGGCTGAGGGAATTTAAAAGTGTATTATCAATAGAACCAGTTTGTTACAAACCTCCAAAACTAGCTTCACGTTCTATAAGATCAGTGCCGATTCAGCAATTAGCATGTTTACCCAATATCACCCCAACTTCGTTTTATTTGGAATTGGGTGAAGgtaaaaatgtttcattaacATGTCACATACAAGCAGTTCCGGAAGCTTCTGTGTCGTGGTGGTTCCAAGGTGAAATGCTAGAAAATGATACAATAGTAGCACCGggaattcatttaatttattacgTAGAAGAAGGAGCGGAGAATAAACGAAgtgaactttttatttataatgctAATGCTGATGACAATGGAACATTTATATGTAATGCAGAAAATAACGCAGGTACCACACAGGCGAACTTTACTATCAAGATTATTCTTAAGGAAGAGCCGCTTGTGATTGAAGTTGTCTTtccattcgaatatattttgattgcTATCGTAGGGATATCTATACTCGGAATTTCAGTGTTAATAGCTCTTATTGTATTAATCATCAAATGTAAACAAGAAAAACAGAGAAAACATAAGCTTTGTCACACGGAAGATATGGTTATACAATATCATAATGGGAATAAGCTGAGTGATGGAGTCAAGAGCTTAACCAATTCTTTGATGGtaataatttcacattttcattttgatatcaTTCGATTCTATATTTTACAATAACATTAAGAAATTATGACTTCTCTCACTCTCTAGAATTTGAGTGAAGATAGAAATAATGTAAGTTCATTGCTCTTTTGAAGATGTTCTATCaggttttcttcaacattccTTTCACCTCTTAGATTATTTGATGTCCAATCTATTTTAGAAATCATGAAATAATTGATGTGCTCCTCGACTACTATAATCCAAATAGCAATATTCAACATCAATACTATCATGTGGCTAAGAGGTGATGTCTCATTAGAATGTCCTCTGGAATAAAGTCTCAATATAATGTATTTCCGTATATTCTTTGAAGTAAAATGTTTTCCGCATTACATTTAAAACGCAGTTTTATAAAGGATTCATTCGTGTCTGGATCAACCGTAGATATATTTTGTTGTGTTGATAATTAGGGAGTCTGTCCCGATGAAagtgaaattatattgaagatAGCGGAATCTATCcgtttttatatttgaatgttcAGGGTACAGCTGTGAGTTTATGATGTCAGcattaatataaatgaatatgttttttgaattGATAGTATGAGGACACAAGTAGAACGAATACAAGAAtacaaaaatgaattgttttattAACATTCGGAAAAACTCAAAATGTTAGTGAAAAAAGTAGTTGATCTATGATTTGCATAATAAGATATGAGTAGAAATAGTTTTCTGAGGGAAACGAATCTAAAGTTTGCAGTAAGCATTAATAAAGTAAGAAATTTATCTTTGTTATGTCCATAGATATAATTTTGACCAACTTGGAAAGTGGAAAATGATATAAACTTAAGTCATTAACACATAAACAAGCGgttttttatagattttcatTAGGTTATATATAGAGGTATTGATGTTGGTAACAGAGCCAGGAAAGAGATTGAAGGAAAAactaaaaggaaaataattgcAACCCTAGAAATATACTTTCATTTAATAATGGAGACAAACTGTAGgttgaaatttttcatgaatatacTTGTAGGCAGAGAGCTTTTTAATcgaagagaagaaaaaaaagaaatctaTATAATAGATTGATGAGTTTAAATTTAGCAATAATATACTACCGGTTTTTGCCCACTTCATAATACAatcattgaatttcaaaataataaactttaacAAATACCTTTTCCGTAATGTAAAGCGAATGTTCACTTGTTTGTTGTTGATGTTTACTTTATATGAGCGCATGTTTATGTTTTGTAGGTGAGTGGAGACAAATTAGATGTTGCAATTACCGACTGATTTGTACATTATTCGTATACGAATTGATTGCGTTTTCGTAAATTCAGATATATGTAAGTTTTGAAATGGGTAATACCAAGGAATCATCGATTAAAACCATCGTTTAAAAAACCGTAACATTAATACCGAATTAAAAGTACCTCGATGTACCGTGGACAACAACGTGAAAAGATATGCATCCACCAGAAACTTTAGCAATAAAAAACGTTCAGGTTGACCTCAAAAAACCACAACTCCTGAAAATAAACGCATTGTAGTAATCAGTTAACGTGATCGATGACTCACGGGCCTAGAGATAGACAGATTTCAGTACTACAGTACTACAGTGGAGGAGATTTAGAGAAGGTGAGCTTTTAGGAAGAGTGGAGGTGAAGAAATCTCTTTTGAGATGTCAAAATAGAATTAAGAGGTTGCTGTGTGTTAAAGAACATAAGAATTGGAGATATATTGagaaggaaaaaattttatagagaGATGAGtgaaagtttgaggtttttgggttTAATAGAGAAGTGTTTGTGCGCAAGGTCGAAGGAAGAACGGATGCTAGATTCATTTTTAATCCCCACTGTGAAATATAACGGAAGCTAGATGAAGGTTTAGGGATGTTTAGGAGGAAATGCGACTGGAGATATGTCAGAAATTGATGGAATTCCGAAAAAAGAAAGTTATAAAAcatatgaaaagaaaatgtagtacgttctcGCCAGTACCTGATCAGCAAGCAAAATTATCTTCCAGTATAACAGCTCTCTCACGCAGTTGCCGTATCAGCTCAATTGACGACAAGTGTATGGACGGCCAAATGGTACTAGACGATCGATGGATTGAAattagagagatagaagaggccATTGGCATACCAAATGGAtgtatttatcatatatttacaGAAGAATTATGCATGTATAAGATATCTACGCCTTGGGTTTCGTGTTTGCTCACTTTTGACCAAACGCGTATTCCAATGAACATTTCCCAGGCCTTACCGAGGCGGTTTAAGTAAAATGAGTTTCATGTTTTGCATCtattcataactgtagatgaaatgTGTGTCTATTATATTTCTGAAATGGAAAACCGTCAACAATAGATTGCAGAGGGCGAACCTGCTTCGCAAAAAGTGTATATGGTTTCAACTGCGGGACAAGTGATGTTTAGTATTGAGCATCATTGCTTAATAAAATGAAGAGGAAGTTTCAGGAAgcaattgtatttataaataatataaatatataaatatgaggAAATAAAGTTCTTTTTCATCAAGGCAACGAACCTTATGATATATATTTCGGTGATCGCCACAGCTAACATTCATGAATTGACTTTCAGcgactttttaatattttctagcATTAGAATATCACTTGCGGAGATTTTCATTAGAAGAGTATGTAATCTAATACGTAAATGCATATTTACTCAAAAAGACAGTTGAAAAATAGAATTGTTCatgttaaagaaaatatcttatAGCTTTGTAAGGTCGAAAACTTTTAACTCTCAGAAATATCtcgaaacaaatttataaaagctatagatctcacacttacaacaacgtacttcaaatatgaaaatgaaatatacagacaaattgatggttgtgctatggcagctttcaacttgaaataaatattccattctttttccgatatgtagatgattgctgTACCGAGGAATcgaatcaaaaatattaataaaaaacttcaattcacaatgtaaatcgaagaaaataataaaatcaattttcttgatgtcacattatataaaattaacaataacataagaacatgAGCAAAAActacattgaaagaaaataattatccgaaaaaaatgataaacatcATATCCAAAAaaagataaacagatactagaatcaattaaaaaacaatcagAACCAAAGCATCAaaacatgaaacattttttattgtcataTGAAGGACTCTCCCAACAACTTCCAaattactttaataaatatgatattagtataagtcatgaagaaaataatacgttatccaaatatttcactaaattaaactctaaaacaccaaaaaatattatatatcaagtgccgtATCAATTGTGATGCTGTCTACATAGAGCAGAtctctcagtatttagaaaatagactaaaaggtcataaatacgataaaaaaattaaactgttttaacgaaccatgaaatatcatcaaaaacataaattcaattataaagcttaaaaaattcttggaaccAAATCTAATAAacgaaattcttaaaaacgaaaaggctataaatgataaaaaaagacctaaataattcaagtaaaatttttagctctattttgtaaattctattaAACTGCAAATAGTTTGATTaattaagtactgctacatattgaagaaaaaccaatttttctcattagaacaaatttcaattttgattttattcttatttcgatgttcatgatgtatttaatctattgattaatataaatacgcaaattatcagtgtcaatatcatattttgataaagattgaagtcgaaacgtcaaattataTCAATCtctcaagaaaatttagaattatagaaaatatgaatactGTTTAAACAATCCTTTCAAAGAATATTCTGTAAGAGGTAATCAAACAAGTCATCATTTGTCCAAGTTTCTATATTGGATCAAATGAGTATGTATATCAAACACAATATTGGATGATATTATTATCGTTTCAGTTATTGGTATCGGTAAAACAACAATTCTATTGCATAAATCGAAGATGTGTAAAACTCAATAACtggatttataaattatttttaattatatgaaatataaaggTCCAGAAAACTATTAGTTGTATTTTTTCGATTGAATATTTCCTTTCTTAGTTTGTTgaagtgatattttttttcttctagcaAATAAATACCCCGAATCCAAGCGAAGAATTGACTAGCTTCGAAACCCAATCGTGCGAATTGATGTCTAGCAGCACTCTCTCTCCTATCAGAGATACTCGTCAAATTAGAAGTCCTGATTCCCTCCGAGGCATACAACTCAAACAGAATCCTGACATCATTAATGGTAAGTAGAAGTTATGACGGGGAAAAGTAGGGGTTCAAGGAAAACATTAAGGTTTTCACTTCGTTCTgtcattttttgagaaattttaacaaattagtTGGAgtaattgattataatttatgaaactAAATCATGCAATAGGTTACAAATAACAAAGTTTTCtctatttaaattcatttgattCCATCAGATGAAAAAGTCGTGGCAAATATACGCAATAGAAAAAAAGATGAGACGCCCATGATACTTGGATCATTAGAAGGTTTTCAGTACATGTCTGTTAGTTTGTAAAAGTCTCACAAAATCTTACCTGAATCAACACAGTGAAAGTATTCGCATAAAAAGTATCGTTGAATCGGAAAACTCTACAACAATTATAATTGCGCCTCAGGCGTAGAAAgtagaataagaaaaattctCTTCGCTTCTTTCGTTGTTCTTCAGTGAAGGCGAGTAAAACAGCTTAATAACTTTCAACGTATTGCCATATGCTTGAATCTGTCATAAGTATGATAGAGAATTGATATCCAATTATCCTTAATCCTTAAGAAACGagcaatcaatattttcattcaaaatattggtTTGCTTTTCATGAATGACCGAGCATATTTTGGTTTGACTTTTACCATACTTTTGAGTAGTTTCTCGCGGAAGATTCACATTTTGCCATTTTCCAATGAGCAAGTACGTGAGGAGAGATAGTAATGATGCAAATGTTGTgatgaaattggaaaataagtAAAGTCCTATCTTCAGTCATCACATGACTCTATTTTAGGTAGGATTATACAAGTTCCATTGCtcaatttctatcaaatttcaaatcaatcagtgagtattttcaagattttgttTTTACTGACCAATGTATctttattaacatatttattaGCATATTTATTAGGACTAGTATGTGAGTTATTAGGGAGGAATCGTTTAATTTTCACTTTATAAAATTCATGTTGGAAAAGCAGCTTCAGCTAGATAGTTAATGCTGTTCTAGTCCAAGATTCATGCAAATCAATAATAGTATTCGCCATAATATGACTCATTCATTCCATATTCTTCTCTAGAACACTTGGAACTTATTGGAGTTCTAGTTTTCTTCTAGTTCTTCTAGTTCtagttt belongs to Diorhabda carinulata isolate Delta chromosome X, icDioCari1.1, whole genome shotgun sequence and includes:
- the LOC130902774 gene encoding amphoterin-induced protein 2-like — its product is MLIPTQMYLILLLQLIKETTCCSIFCACMWKSGKQTVECKNKNLSDIPNGLDMTTQVLDFSGNRLGQLYENMFSIKKLESLQRLYLSNSLIKSIHESAFAGLTNLVELDLSNNLLDAVPSRAFVQCPLMKLIMSSNPITVLKKASFEHLSQLNMLELSDCYISDIEEGAFQGLHSLEWLHIAGNRLKTIPGRRTLPEYVKGITLEKNMWECDCHIIDLAKWLREFKSVLSIEPVCYKPPKLASRSIRSVPIQQLACLPNITPTSFYLELGEGKNVSLTCHIQAVPEASVSWWFQGEMLENDTIVAPGIHLIYYVEEGAENKRSELFIYNANADDNGTFICNAENNAGTTQANFTIKIILKEEPLVIEVVFPFEYILIAIVGISILGISVLIALIVLIIKCKQEKQRKHKLCHTEDMVIQYHNGNKLSDGVKSLTNSLMQINTPNPSEELTSFETQSCELMSSSTLSPIRDTRQIRSPDSLRGIQLKQNPDIINGCRREGDGEDHNNHELCQNEYVNSIQIPIARLRESTEFLDGGRCVVDPDGYPLDYGLPKLPCRTVPNQFTTEAYYRTLPSNRLKRHSAANPFRRISREAEFLSRSVDSPYDNTVDVRYTADGYPVRTQNQDPKYPVDNLVDAISPSSHPHTPWPACVPANIHLLSSSINPNLVHSVNSNVTMTYGPQAFSRRSASAQTDNENVDYINQQISNQSGSNVGSGNNNISESALNVQSDALSEMLTESPDEGYEGEPSVI